GTACAAAAATCAATGAGTGAGGGTTATCACCGTGAATACATAGAGTATCAGCCTTTATTCCAATGTCTTTTTTCTGCTCACACATAACTAATCCATATTTTATCATACGATAAACTCTTTCTGCTGCTTTATCAATATCTGTAATTATCGCAGCATTTCCTGCACTTCTAGGGGTAAGGGAACCATCTAATTGATAAGTCCTATCTGCAAATACTTCGCTAGCCGTTCTGAGTCCTATCCTATTTCCTTCAGATATAAGTTCACTTCCAGATAATCCAAATAGAATAAATTCAGGATTCACATTATATACACCTTCTGCAATGGCTCTGGCAAGTTTTTTATTCTTTGCGGCCATATTATAAAGTGTACCATGAGGTTTTACATGATGCATGACACCCCCTTCAGATTTTACAAAAGCATAAAGTGCTCCTATTTGGTATACCACCATATCATAAATTTCATCAGGAGATACATTAATATTACGCCTTCCAAATCCAGCTAAATCCGGTAATCCAGGATGTGCTCCAATTGCCACATCATTTAATAATGAAAGCCTTACAGTTTCATGCATTATTTTAGGATCTCCTGCATGAAATCCACAGGCAATATTAGCGGAAGTAATATATTTTAATATTTCTTCATCATTTCCCATTTTGTAGACTCCAAAGCCCTCTCCCAAATCACAATTTAAATCTATTTTATACATTTATCCGCTCCTTTTCCAATGAAATAATTATTAACTCTATATAGAAATTCATCACAAGGAATACTTTCCTCCACTTAAATTTTAGGAGAACTTACTGTGACTTGCTAAAATTAAATCTATTGTTTAATATCTATAATTATAGCTAACATTTATAAAAGCAACAACGAAGTAATTATTAATAGATATGTTATAAATAAAAAATATTATTATTTTTTATTTATAAATATGTTAAAATAGAGTAAATATTATAAATTTTAAGATAGAGGGGAAAATATTGATAGCTATAAGAACTAATAAGGAAATAAGCTACATGGCAGCAGCTGGAAAAATACTGGCATCCTGTCATAAGGAAATTAGAAAAATAATAAAACCAGGTTTAACCACTATGGAAATAGATTCTTTTGTAGAGAGATATCTGAAAGAACATGGAGCAAAACCGGAACAAAAAGGTTATATGGGATTTCCCTATGCAACCTGTGCTTCTGTAAATGACGAAATTTGCCACGGTTTTCCCACAAATAAACCTTTAAAAGAAGGAGATATTGTTACCATTGACATGGTGGTAAACCTAGATGGATGGTTAGCTGACTCTGCATGGTCCTATTCAGTAGGAAAAATTTCAGAAGAAGCTAAAAATCTTATGGAAGTTACAAAAAAATGCCTTTATAAAGGTATAAAGAAAGCTTTCTCTGGAAATAGAATAGGAGATATTGGACACACTATACAAACTTATGCAGAATCTTTAGGGTATTCCGTAGTAAGAGATTACACAGGTCATGGTATTGGCAAAGTTATGCATGATGATGTGGTAGTGCCTCATTATGGAAAACCAGGTAGAGGACTAAAACTTAGGGAAGGCATGGTAATTACTATAGAGCCTATGATAAATATAGGAACCTATAGAACCCTGTTGGATCTTAACAACTGGACTGCACGCACTGCTGATGGCAGCTTATCAGCACAATATGAACACACTATTGCCATCACCAAAAATGAACCTATAATTCTAACAGATCAAGATAATATATAAGTATATAACATAACTAATTTCAAATAATTATTATTGTTTGAAATTAGTTATTAAAAAACTATAAAAACTATTGAATAAGTAATTTTTTTAGTGTATAATCTATTTAAGAAAACATTTTATATAAAAAAAGGGAGGAGGTAACTAAATACTACTTTTAATACACTACTTTAAATAATATATAAATTGAGAGGAGGTATTACTTACATATTAAATTTTAATATTATGTAAGTATATGAATTATGATTGATAATAAAGCATTTTATAAACTAAGTTACGGCTTATATGTTATAAGCTCTATCTCTGAAGGTAAGAAAAATGGACAGATTGCCAATACAGTTTTTCAAATAACATCAGATCCAGCTAGAATTGCTGTAAGTATTAATAAACAAAATCTTACTCATGAATATATACAAAAAAGCAAGTTAATAGGGGTATCTGCCCTTTCCACGGAAACTCCTTTAGAATTTGTAGGTAAGTTTGGGTTTAAATCCGGAAGAACTACTGATAAATTTTCTGGAGTATCCTTCAAGGCAGGTGCAAGTGGCGTTCCAATAGTTCTTGACAATGCCGCTTCATGGATTGAATTAAAAGTTGAAAAAGAAATAGACATAGATACCCACACTATATTCGTTGGAAAAGTACTTAATTCAGAATTAATAAAGGATATAGATCCTATGACATATGCATATTATCAGGACGTAAAACGTGGTAAATCTCCACAGACCTCACCAACTCATGCAGCAAATAAAAATAATCCAGTAAAAGATGCTCCTAAATATCAATGTTCCGTATGTGGATTTATTTATGATCCTGCAGTTGGAGATCCTGACTCTGGTGTTGAACCAGGTACATTATTTGAAGATTTGCCTAAGAGCTGGGAATGTCCAGTCTGTGGCGTAGGCAAAGCAAAATTTAAACCTTTGGATTAAATAACCTAATCTGATTTTAAAATTTAAATTATAGAAATTTCTTTTAAGAAATTTCTATAATTTAAATTGACAATTATTAAATTTTATAATAACATACAAATAAGAAATTAAAAACTTAATAATCAGTTGAAGGGGAGTAATTTTAAGTTACAAAGTCAACATTTCGATCCAAATTTAAGGATCTGGTTTTGTAAGCCCTATGGGGTAATAAGACTTTTAACATAGTTCATAAGTTTATTTTAATTATGAACTACGTTAAAGGTCTTATTTTTATTATAAATTTAATGCCCTGATAATTAATTAAGAATTTGGAGGTAAAATTTTATGTCTACAAAAAAATCTTTATTACATCTATGCTTTTGGGTGGGACTTGCTTTAACATTTAACATAGGAATTTATATTTTTATGGGACCTGAAAAAGCTCTATCTTTTTTAGGGGGATATGTAATTGAACAGAGCCTAAGTCTTGATAACATTTTTCTATTTTTACTTATATTTGAAAGTTTTTCAATAAAACCAGAATATCAGAAAAGAGTACTTACCTATGGAATTTTCGGCGCAGTAGTATTGAGACTTATATTTATAATACTTGGAGTAACTATTATTGACAAATTTCACTGGATGCTGTATATATTTGGCCTATTACTTATAGTAAGTGGTATTAAAATGTTTTTTAAACATAATGAATCAAAGGATTTTCATAACAGCAAAATAATTAAATTAATTAATAAAATAATTCCTGTTTCCAAAGAATTGGACGGAGAGAAATTCTTCACTAAAAAGAATGGCATACTGTATGCCACTCCATTATTTGCTATATTAATACTAATAGAACTTTCAGATATAATTTTTGCAATAGATTCAATACCTGCTATATTCTCTATAACTACAGATCCATTTATAGTATATACTTCAAATATATTTGCTATATTAGGACTTAGAAACATGTATTTCCTTCTTGAAAAACTTCACAACAAATTTGATTATGTTAAATACGGGGTTGCGTGCATACTGATATTTACAGGTATTAAACTTTCAATTACTTTTTTTCACATAAATATTTCAATAATAGTATCACTATTAATTATATTTATAATAATGTCAGCAAGCATTTTAACTTCTGTTATTTTAAATAAAAGAAAAAAATCACCTTGTTCTTCTGAAGTTTCTAAAAATATTATATAGATGTATAAAAAACTACCATCTTAAATAAAATAAAGGAGACTTAAAGTCTCCTCAACTAAGTTTTAAAATACTTAAATAAGTTC
This window of the Clostridium kluyveri DSM 555 genome carries:
- a CDS encoding LamB/YcsF family protein: MYKIDLNCDLGEGFGVYKMGNDEEILKYITSANIACGFHAGDPKIMHETVRLSLLNDVAIGAHPGLPDLAGFGRRNINVSPDEIYDMVVYQIGALYAFVKSEGGVMHHVKPHGTLYNMAAKNKKLARAIAEGVYNVNPEFILFGLSGSELISEGNRIGLRTASEVFADRTYQLDGSLTPRSAGNAAIITDIDKAAERVYRMIKYGLVMCEQKKDIGIKADTLCIHGDNPHSLIFVRKINKHLKDLGVYIEKIIHE
- the map gene encoding type I methionyl aminopeptidase; the protein is MIAIRTNKEISYMAAAGKILASCHKEIRKIIKPGLTTMEIDSFVERYLKEHGAKPEQKGYMGFPYATCASVNDEICHGFPTNKPLKEGDIVTIDMVVNLDGWLADSAWSYSVGKISEEAKNLMEVTKKCLYKGIKKAFSGNRIGDIGHTIQTYAESLGYSVVRDYTGHGIGKVMHDDVVVPHYGKPGRGLKLREGMVITIEPMINIGTYRTLLDLNNWTARTADGSLSAQYEHTIAITKNEPIILTDQDNI
- a CDS encoding flavin reductase; its protein translation is MIDNKAFYKLSYGLYVISSISEGKKNGQIANTVFQITSDPARIAVSINKQNLTHEYIQKSKLIGVSALSTETPLEFVGKFGFKSGRTTDKFSGVSFKAGASGVPIVLDNAASWIELKVEKEIDIDTHTIFVGKVLNSELIKDIDPMTYAYYQDVKRGKSPQTSPTHAANKNNPVKDAPKYQCSVCGFIYDPAVGDPDSGVEPGTLFEDLPKSWECPVCGVGKAKFKPLD
- a CDS encoding TerC/Alx family metal homeostasis membrane protein gives rise to the protein MSTKKSLLHLCFWVGLALTFNIGIYIFMGPEKALSFLGGYVIEQSLSLDNIFLFLLIFESFSIKPEYQKRVLTYGIFGAVVLRLIFIILGVTIIDKFHWMLYIFGLLLIVSGIKMFFKHNESKDFHNSKIIKLINKIIPVSKELDGEKFFTKKNGILYATPLFAILILIELSDIIFAIDSIPAIFSITTDPFIVYTSNIFAILGLRNMYFLLEKLHNKFDYVKYGVACILIFTGIKLSITFFHINISIIVSLLIIFIIMSASILTSVILNKRKKSPCSSEVSKNII